CAATTTTGTTCCAGACAATATATATAGTATTCGGGGAGACTATATATAACCCTTGATATATAAAGGAGGGCAAATAATGGATATTCCGGATTACGATAAAGCCTTATATTACACGTTATGGGGACAGTGGGATGATCTGCTTGTACTGATGGTACGCACAAATGATGATATGCTTTCCAAGAAAATCCAATATTTTTTACATGCATTCCACTATTCACTTGACGAACGAAAAATAATCGAATCACATGACAGCCTTCTGTATTATATTGACCACGCTATGAAATACACCCCGACCGTGGCAATGGAAATATAAAAAGGAAAATGCACCAGATTTCTGGTGCATTTTCCTGCTTTTACTTATGATTGTTCCCTTTACCGTTATTGCCATTATTTCCTTTTTTACCATTATTTCCGTTATTGCCGTTGTTGCCGTTGTTGCCGTTGTTACCTTCTTTTCCATTATTGCCTTTGTTTTTGCTGTTTCCTTTATGAAAGGCATTTTCGTTTGCATTTTTATTCGGCTTATTTTTTTTTGCTTTATTTTTCTTTTCATTATCTTTATTATTTTTCTTGTTTTTGCCATTTGAGTTGATAAATCCATTTTTACCTTTTAACTCACTTGGGTGTTTTGCATCAACTTTCGTCTCAGGTTCTTCGGATTGCTCATCGATTTCCACTTTTTTGTCTGAAGACGCCTGTTCTGTGTTTGTCGCACTGTCTTCCTCAGCTGCAGATCCCAATTGATTTTTATTGTTATAAAACGTATTAATTATTGCTTCTTCCTCATCATCAACCGGGATTTCCTTGTTATCTGCCTCTGAAGCAGCTTTTGACTCAACAAGGTTTGATGCCATTAACTCATTCATGGATTGCTGACTTTGTATTGCAGCATCACGTACTTTTTTTGGCACTTGAAAAGTAGCTATCTTCCAACCTGATTCATTCGTGACAAAATAACTGTCAATTGTATCAAGAACTGATGTTTCGTGTGAGTCAGGCACATAGCTTACACCAATCAGCATATTTTTTCCATTCGCTGTCAGGCCAGCTTGTTCACTTTTATTCATTATTTGATCAATTACCTGTTCCACCTTATCTCCCTGATAATCAGTGAGTTGACTGATTAGAGCTTCGGCATCATCATTTAATGGCGTAATCGATTGAACCTTAAGCTGATTATCAATTTCTAATTCAACACTTGGATTTATATCAATGTTCACATATGCATATGTATGACTTGTATTATTAAAAAGGTATAATGGCACCACTAATAACAGAAGTACACACGCCATGGCAAGCATCCTCACGGGAACCCATCTGTTTTTACCGGGAAACAGCAAATTTCCTTTCGTTTCCAATGGCTGATAACTAACTTCAGCGCCAACTGCTGCATCTTCCATCGGTAATGCTTTTTGGAAAGTCCCATCTTCACGCATCACAACTGTAAAGCGGCGATGTTTTTCCATCACGATTCCTTTTTTCACTAACCCACCCCCTTAAGGTACTCCTTAAGATACATATAATCTTCGCTTAACACAACGAAGATAGCCAAAATGAATTTTCGGTTACGTTCCAACGTTTTCTTGCTCACATCCACTTTTCTGACTAAATCCTTTATCGGCAGCTTTTTCTTTCGTTGAACATACTCCCGTAGCGCTGTGTCATTATACAGCGTTCTCGCCACCGCGACTGCCGAGTCCCGGGCATCCTTATGTTTTGGTGAAGCTTCCGTCAGTTCAACTAACGTTAGTTTATAAGTGCGCAGTTTTTCTTTAAAATCCAGTATCTCTTCCCTGCGATACCACGCTTCCTGTTCCTTCTGATAAATTTCCTTAACCGCAAATATCTCTGTAGGATTCTCCATCTGTTCTTCATCATAACTTTCATCGAGAGACGCTGCAACTGGTGTTTTTTGAACATACCGAATGTAATCAATCACTTTCCTTTTCACAACAAGCTTTGAGAAAGAAAGAAACGAGCTTCCCTTTTCAGGTGAATAGGACATGATTGCTTCATTGAATGCGGTCAAGCCGATACTGAATTCATCATCACTTTGTGGATTAATATAACGTTTGCAAACTTCCGAAACACATTTGGCGATAAAAGGCTGATATGTCTTTAAAAGATAATTTTGAACAGTTTGATCCCCTTGCTGGGCTGAGGCAATCATTTCTTCAAGGGGAATGTCTTTTAACGACTGGCTCATCATCAACCTGAAACACCCCCAGCCATTAAATAATTCGTTTCATTATTATACTTTATGGGTGTAGTTGTCGCGTATTTTATCATTTTAATTTTCATAAGCGTAATATATTTCATGATGTAACCACCATCTTTATCAATAATTTTCGTTACAATCATACTATTTTACCAATAACACTAAGCTTAACGTACGAGCTAACTCCTTGCTACCACAAAATAATTACAGTTTGTTTAAAAATTGATTACTTATTACTTATAACGGCAACTGGACTGAAAAATGAAGATGAAAATAAAATAACATGACGTAAAAGCTTTTAAAAAATGCTTTAAAAAATGTATTCATATTTGCTTTTGCCGCCAATAATCTGGGTTGGTTTGAGTATTCATAATGCGGAATGAGTGACCGTTCTATGGCTTTTCAACTCTTTTCGGGCACTCATAACGCTGATGAGTGACCGTTCTACGGCTTTTCAGCTCTTTTCGGGCACTCATAAAACCAATCAATTACCGTTTAACTCCAAAAAATACCCGCACCACTTTCAAAGTGATACGGGATCTTTCTTGGTTTATTCAAATTCAAATAAATCACAGTGAAGAAATTATCGCTTCTTTTGAACCAAAACTTTTTTGCTGTTTCAATGCTTCCAGTTCAACATCAGCATAAATATCACCTTCAAACCAATCGACCGACTGAATAGTCTCTGGCGTGAAAACAAACATTTTTTCACCTGAAGGAAAATCATCCATTTGAACGACCAGATATCGGATTTTCCAGTATTCATCATCGAAGACCATATCAGTAACTTTTCCGATTTTCCCGTCATTTGCATGAACTCTGTATTCCAGTGTCTCTTCTTCACTCCGTAAGTTATAATCCTTTTTACCCTCATTCAATTGTGCTTCATTTCGAAACGAGGCTTTTGCTTCTGAATCATTATGAAAGTGAGAGATAGGGCTATCCTGATCACCCCAGAGCATACTTCCCATCCAATATCTGCTCCATCCGTAATAACCTGTCAGGGCAATTTCCATGTCTTCAGAAATTGCTGAATCACTTGGTATGGATGGACTGTTCCGGACAGTTTCTTTATCATGTTTCACGTCCACCATTTTTCCCTGCTCGTCCATTTTTTCAAAAGATGCAGGGGATAATAGCACCCGGCGGGAAGGCAGCCATTTTCGGGCATCTACTACTGCATATCGGATTGCCCATTTTTTATCATCAAAATACAAATCGTGTATTTTTCCCATTTCGCCATCCTGAGCATTAATATTATACGCTTTAAGATCTGTAGTGAGATATAACATTATATTCGCCTCCTAGCGTTTATAATGTGTTTACCCAGTCCGCTTCAGACCTAAACGAACGCCGGCATTAGTCATGATGGGTGTAATAATAGTCAATCGGTATAAATAAACCTACTCTTCCCCTGGTATCATGATCCAATGTAGCAAACACAACACCAATAACCTTGCCTTCCTGGTTAATCACCGGGCTTCCGCTGTTCCCCCGGTATACCGGTGCTTCCAGCATGATAACCGGTTTTTCCCAATCACTTAGCTGTATATAATCAATTACTGTTCCCTTATTGGCTATTCCATTAAATCGTAGCGGATTGCCGATAAAATAAATCGGTTCATTTTCGTCAAACTCAGTCTTATCAGCCAGCTCCAGGTGTGATAAGTTCTGACCCTCTACATCCAATACAGCCAGGTCAACCGATGGATAAGTTTCAACAACCTCACCGGAAAAAAGTTCATTATCCGGAAATGCCACGGTAACCGACTTTTCTCCTTCAACGACATGATGATTTGTTATGATTGTTCCATCAGAGGAAATTGCAAAGCCTGTTCCCTTCGTATTACCGGCCTCAATCACGACCACCGCCTTTTTATAAGCTTGTATATCATCCTGTACAGATAATTTAGCAGAAGTAATCAGGAAATCAATAGCCGGAACCGAAAATGTTTGCGGGATTAGCGCGAAAACATTAAAGACCATAGCAATTGCAATTAGCCAAAACGCCCATTTCGGAAACGGACGTTTTGGCTTTTGACTATCTTTCTGATGTGCTCTGGCCCATGCTTTCTGACGTTCATCTTCAACGAGTTCCTTCAGTTCTTCCTCATCAAACTCTTCATATAAGTCGTCATCAATAATGTCGTGGTCATTTTTATCGTTAGTCATAATCCACCTCACACAACTGGCAATTCATTACACTGCCTGCTTCGAACTTCCCTGCTGCATCTGGTACATATGGTAATACAAGCCCTCTTCATGAATAAGCTGGTGATGATTACCTTGTTCTTTTATTGTACCATTTTCCAGTACAAAGATAGAATCAGCTTGCTGAATTGTTGATAAACGGTGTGCAATTACAAGCGTTGTTCTGCCTTTTTTCAAAACTTCCAACGCATTCTGAATCAGATTTTCCGTTTCCGTGTCAATGTTGGCGGTAGCTTCGTCCAGAATCAGAATTGCCGGATCAAATGCCAGTGCACGTGCAAATGAGATTAGCTGTCTTTCGCCAAGTGAGAACGTGCTTCCGCCTTCAGTGACTTTTTCATCATACGTATCAGGAAATTTTTCGATGAAACGGTCTGCTCCAACAGCCTTTAAAGCATTAACAGCCTGTGTACGGGAAATAGCCGGATCGTTCATCGTAACGTTTGAAAGAATCGTTCCTGAAAAAAGAAAAGGATCCTGCAGTACAATGCCCATGTGGCTTCTCACCTGCTGACGCGACCATTCCTTTGTATTATGCCCATCAATGGTAATTGTTCCTATTTGTGGGTCATAAAATCGGAAAAGCAGGTTCATAATCGAACTTTTTCCGGATCCTGTATGCCCGACAAAAGCAGCTGTTTCACCTGATTTTACCGCAAAAGAAATATCATTCAGAACATAATCTTTCTCGTTATAAGCAAATGAAACATGATCAAAACGTATATTGCCACGGTACTTTTCTATTCTGCCATCAATGACTTCTTCACCATCACGATCGATTAATTCAAAAACCCTGTTTCCGGCGGCCCGCGCCTGTTCAATTAATGGAAGCTGGTTAACAATATCCTCCAGCGGCTCAAACAGACGGGTCAAATAATCGACAAACGCATAAAGCACGCCGATTGTGATAATACTGCCAGGTCCAAGTGACGATGACCCAAAGTACCAAATGAATCCAACGAATGCCAGATTCCGGAATACGGTAACGAGGTTATACGACGTCAGTGCACTTAATTTAACAAGCTTGCGCTGATAGATAAAATGCCTCTGATTCAATACCTCAAATTCTTCTTTTGTTTTCTTTTCTCTCCTGAAGGCCTGAATGATTGGCATTCCCTGAACTGCTTCACTGATATTCCCATTGATTTCACTGATTGTTTTGCGGATAACGGTATTGTATTTTGTACCGAAATATTTATAAACCTTCATCCAGCCAATAATCAGCGGAATTACCAGTAAACACAAGGCAGCCAATTTTACATCCAGTAAAAATAATGCCGCAAAAATCCCCGCCATGTAAACAATGCTCGTGAATACAATGGAAAGAACACGTTCATATAAATCACGAATCGCTTCCGTATCATTTGTAATCCGTGCAACAATTTTACCTGCAGGCTGATCAACATAATAGTTAATTGGAATTCGCTGTGTATGTGCAAAAATGTCATTCCGCATTTTTTTCACAATCTGGTTGGACGATTTTTGCAGTAAAAATGTTTGGTAAAATTGAAAAACACCTGCTATTAACAATAAAACCACATATAAACCCAGTAAAAGGACAATCGGTCTCTGTTCCGGTTTGAAAAATGGATATATTTCCGATAATGAAAGCTTTTCACCTTCGTAAGTCAGGTTCTCGTCAGCTGTTTCAATAGTGATTGTACCATCACTGTCTGCACTGCGTTTTCCTTGCAGTGTTACATAGCTGTCCACAAAGTAATAATCACGTTCAACCTGGA
The genomic region above belongs to Virgibacillus doumboii and contains:
- a CDS encoding PRC-barrel domain containing protein — its product is MLYLTTDLKAYNINAQDGEMGKIHDLYFDDKKWAIRYAVVDARKWLPSRRVLLSPASFEKMDEQGKMVDVKHDKETVRNSPSIPSDSAISEDMEIALTGYYGWSRYWMGSMLWGDQDSPISHFHNDSEAKASFRNEAQLNEGKKDYNLRSEEETLEYRVHANDGKIGKVTDMVFDDEYWKIRYLVVQMDDFPSGEKMFVFTPETIQSVDWFEGDIYADVELEALKQQKSFGSKEAIISSL
- a CDS encoding S1C family serine protease produces the protein MTNDKNDHDIIDDDLYEEFDEEELKELVEDERQKAWARAHQKDSQKPKRPFPKWAFWLIAIAMVFNVFALIPQTFSVPAIDFLITSAKLSVQDDIQAYKKAVVVIEAGNTKGTGFAISSDGTIITNHHVVEGEKSVTVAFPDNELFSGEVVETYPSVDLAVLDVEGQNLSHLELADKTEFDENEPIYFIGNPLRFNGIANKGTVIDYIQLSDWEKPVIMLEAPVYRGNSGSPVINQEGKVIGVVFATLDHDTRGRVGLFIPIDYYYTHHD
- a CDS encoding anti-sigma-I factor RsgI family protein, whose translation is MKKGIVMEKHRRFTVVMREDGTFQKALPMEDAAVGAEVSYQPLETKGNLLFPGKNRWVPVRMLAMACVLLLLVVPLYLFNNTSHTYAYVNIDINPSVELEIDNQLKVQSITPLNDDAEALISQLTDYQGDKVEQVIDQIMNKSEQAGLTANGKNMLIGVSYVPDSHETSVLDTIDSYFVTNESGWKIATFQVPKKVRDAAIQSQQSMNELMASNLVESKAASEADNKEIPVDDEEEAIINTFYNNKNQLGSAAEEDSATNTEQASSDKKVEIDEQSEEPETKVDAKHPSELKGKNGFINSNGKNKKNNKDNEKKNKAKKNKPNKNANENAFHKGNSKNKGNNGKEGNNGNNGNNGNNGNNGKKGNNGNNGKGNNHK
- a CDS encoding YhdB family protein, encoding MDIPDYDKALYYTLWGQWDDLLVLMVRTNDDMLSKKIQYFLHAFHYSLDERKIIESHDSLLYYIDHAMKYTPTVAMEI
- a CDS encoding ABC transporter ATP-binding protein, with the translated sequence MKPSTEKRLFQYALHFKKGILIGLVCLVFAVALELSGPLIAKTVIDEHILGVEGKWQQVRENDDKYTVSYEDKFYKRADRLNDSDEQLGNATIFQVERDYYFVDSYVTLQGKRSADSDGTITIETADENLTYEGEKLSLSEIYPFFKPEQRPIVLLLGLYVVLLLIAGVFQFYQTFLLQKSSNQIVKKMRNDIFAHTQRIPINYYVDQPAGKIVARITNDTEAIRDLYERVLSIVFTSIVYMAGIFAALFLLDVKLAALCLLVIPLIIGWMKVYKYFGTKYNTVIRKTISEINGNISEAVQGMPIIQAFRREKKTKEEFEVLNQRHFIYQRKLVKLSALTSYNLVTVFRNLAFVGFIWYFGSSSLGPGSIITIGVLYAFVDYLTRLFEPLEDIVNQLPLIEQARAAGNRVFELIDRDGEEVIDGRIEKYRGNIRFDHVSFAYNEKDYVLNDISFAVKSGETAAFVGHTGSGKSSIMNLLFRFYDPQIGTITIDGHNTKEWSRQQVRSHMGIVLQDPFLFSGTILSNVTMNDPAISRTQAVNALKAVGADRFIEKFPDTYDEKVTEGGSTFSLGERQLISFARALAFDPAILILDEATANIDTETENLIQNALEVLKKGRTTLVIAHRLSTIQQADSIFVLENGTIKEQGNHHQLIHEEGLYYHMYQMQQGSSKQAV
- the sigI gene encoding RNA polymerase sigma factor SigI; its protein translation is MMSQSLKDIPLEEMIASAQQGDQTVQNYLLKTYQPFIAKCVSEVCKRYINPQSDDEFSIGLTAFNEAIMSYSPEKGSSFLSFSKLVVKRKVIDYIRYVQKTPVAASLDESYDEEQMENPTEIFAVKEIYQKEQEAWYRREEILDFKEKLRTYKLTLVELTEASPKHKDARDSAVAVARTLYNDTALREYVQRKKKLPIKDLVRKVDVSKKTLERNRKFILAIFVVLSEDYMYLKEYLKGVG